In the Salmo trutta chromosome 33, fSalTru1.1, whole genome shotgun sequence genome, one interval contains:
- the LOC115172086 gene encoding proline-rich extensin-like protein EPR1, whose translation MAGPQDWSSMLGLKAGPQGWSSRLVLKAGPQGWASWLGLNAGPHGWASWLGLKAGPHGWASWLGLMAGPQPLRGQGRRGGGEEGQASGAGRLTERALGPGGLGLQGLLLRPLSPSPTPPLLTDSYLPAAGHALQQPGADKMLIPSTCLLQPPTPLHLSPAAPYTPLPVSCSPSTPPPVSCSPLHPSICLLQPPTPLHLSPAAPPPLHLSPAAPYTPPSVSCSPYTPPPVSCSSLHPSISPYTPPSVSCSPLHPSICLLQPLHPSTCLLQPPTPLHLSPAATYTPPSVSCSPSTPPPVSCSPLHPSICLLQPLHPSTCLLQLPPPLHLPNTPPRLLQPPPPLYLSPAAPTPLPVCCSPSTPPRFSCSPSTPPPPLHPTICLLQPLHLSPAAPSTPPLVSCSPSTPPPISCSPLHRSICLLQPLHPSICLLQPLHPSICLLQPLHPSTCLLQPHPPLHLFPAAPSTPLPVSCSPIHPSTCFLQPHPPLYLSPAAPSTPPPVSCSPIHHSTCLLQPPPVLHLSPAAPSTPLPVSCSPLHPTICLLQPPTPLYLSPAAPSTPPPVSCSPSTPPPVSCSPIHSSTCLLQPLHSSTCLLQPLHSSTCLLQPLHPSTYLPIFILYSTHVIVLIATSQSHISDPRLRATSQSHISDPRLRATSQSHISDPRLRATSQSHISDPRLRATSQSQITDPRLRATSQSHISDTRHSASSQSHISEPHLRPSSQSHISEPDHRHSSQSHISEPDHRPSSQSHISEPHLRPSSQNHISEPDHRPSSQSQISEPDHRHSSQSHISEPHLRPSSQSHISEPDHRPSSQSHISEPHLRPSSQSHISEPHLRPSSQSHISEPHLRPSSQSHISEPHLRPSSQS comes from the exons CCCCTGAGGggacaggggaggaggggaggaggggaggagggccaGGCCAGCGGGGCAGGTCGGCTCACTGAGAGGGCCCTTGGTCCAGGAGGGCTGGGTCTCCAGGGCCTGCTCCTCcggcccctctccccctctcccaccccaCCACTGCTGACTGACAGCTATCTTCCAGCTGCGGGACACGCACTTCAGCAACCAGGCGCTGATAAAATGTTAAT CCCCTCCACCTGTCTCCTGCAGCCCCCTACacccctccatctgtctcctgcAGCCCCCTACAcccctctacctgtctcctgcagcccctccactcctccacctgTCTCCTGCAGCCCCCTACacccctccatctgtctcctgcAGCCCCCTACacccctccatctgtctcctgcagcccctccacccctccacctgtcTCCTGCAGCCCCCTACacccctccatctgtctcctgcAGCCCCTACACCCCTCCACCTGTCTCCTGCagctccctccacccctccatct CCCCCTACacccctccatctgtctcctgcAGCCCCCTACacccctccatctgtctcctgcagcccctccacccctccacctgtcTCCTGCAGCCCCCTACacccctccatctgtctcctgcAGCCACCTACacccctccatctgtctcctgcagcccctccacccctccacctgtcTCCTGCAGCCCCCTACacccctccatctgtctcctgcAGCCCCTACACCCCTCCACCTGTCTCCTGCagctccctccacccctccatct CCCCAACACCCCTCCCCGTCTGCTGcagcccccaccacccctctacctgtctcctgCAGCCCCAACACCCCTCCCCGTCTGCTGcagcccctccacccctccacgtTTCTCCTGcagcccctccacccctccacct CCCCTCCACCCCACCATCTGTCTCCTGCAGCCCCTCCACCTGTCTCCTGCagccccctccactcctccacttgTCTCCTGcagcccctccacccctccacccatcTCCTGCAGCCCCCTACACCGCTCCATCTGTCTCCTGCAGCCCCTACacccctccatctgtctcctgcAGCCCCTACacccctccatctgtctcctgcAGCCCCTACAcccctctacctgtctcctgcagccccatccacccctccacctgTTTCCTGCAGCCCCATCCAcccctctacctgtctcctgcagccccatccacccctccacctgTTTCCTGCAGCCCCATCCAcccctctacctgtctcctgcagccccatccacccctccacctgTCTCCTGCAGCCCCATCCACCACTCCACCTGTCTTCTGCAGCCCCCTCCAGTCCTCCACCTGTCTCCTGCAGCCCCATCCACCCCTCTACCGGTCTCCTGCagccccctccaccccaccatcTGTCTCCTGCAGCCACCAACAcccctctacctgtctcctgCAGCCCCATCCACTCCTCCACCTGTCTCCTGcagcccctccactcctccacctgTCTCCTGCAGCCCCATCCACTCCTCCACCTGTCTCCTGCAGCCCTTACACTCCTCCACCTGTCTCCTGCAGCCCCTACACTCCTCCACCTGTCTCCTGCAGCCCCTACACCCCTCTACCTATCTACCTATATTTATCCTCTACTCCACACATGTGATCGTCCTCAT AGCCACATCTCAGAGCCACATCTCAGACCCTCGTCTCAGAGCCACATCTCAGAGCCACATCTCAGACCCTCGTCTCAGAGCCACATCTCAGAGCCACATCTCAGACCCTCGTCTCAGAGCCACATCTCAGAGCCACATCTCAGACCCTCGTCTCAGAGCCACATCTCAGAGCCAGATCACAGACCCTCGTCTCAGAGCCACATCTCAGAGCCACATCTCAGACACTCGTCACAGTGCCTCGTCTCAGAGCCACATCTCAGAGCCACATCTCAGACCCTCGTCTCAGAGCCACATCTCAGAGCCAGATCACAGACACTCGTCTCAGAGCCACATCTCAGAGCCAGATCACAGACCCTCGTCTCAGAGCCACATCTCAGAGCCACATCTCAGACCCTCGTCTCAGAACCACATCTCAGAGCCAGATCACAGACCCTCGTCTCAGAGCCAAATCTCAGAGCCAGATCACAGACACTCGTCTCAGAGCCACATCTCAGAGCCACATCTCAGACCCTCGTCTCAGAGCCACATCTCAGAGCCAGATCACAGACCCTCGTCTCAGAGCCACATCTCAGAGCCACATCTCAGACCCTCGTCTCAGAGCCACATCTCAGAGCCACATCTCAGACCCTCGTCTCAGAGCCACATCTCAGAGCCACATCTCAGACCCTCGTCTCAGAGCCACATCTCAGAGCCACATCTCAGACCCTCGTCTCAGAGCTAA